One Lucilia cuprina isolate Lc7/37 chromosome 4, ASM2204524v1, whole genome shotgun sequence DNA segment encodes these proteins:
- the LOC111690480 gene encoding nuclear pore complex protein Nup98-Nup96 isoform X2, whose amino-acid sequence MFGGTKPTFGSATTSTGFGGFNNTATASPFGQSAFGKPATSAFGAAPAFGAQQTTPSLFGSNTAQPQTTGLFGGASTSTAFGSTTTTQPAFGNFSQPQQNTSIFGAAQPQANTSSLFGQPAATSAFGSAVKPAGLGTFGQTAAQPSTSLFGQPAASTSTSGFGTFGQAAPTTTSVFGSSASSAFGQPANAATAANPGTSIAKYQPTIGTDTLMKGGQPNSVNTKQHCITAMKEYEGKSLEELRMEDYLANRKGPQAGAAGGFGGFGATTQPATGTGLFGATAQPSTGLFGQPAAGATENKGLFGSTNTAFGQPATGGFGAAASQPFGAKPFGATTTTGFGTAANDNSNPFGAKPAFGQTAAPSLFGQTPATSAAPAFGQTNTGFGTGFGTTAGQQQQQQPSLFGQPAADANKPAFGLGQTSTGNTGFGGFGTTATSTATGGLFGAKPATGFGAAPAFGATSQANTGFGNFSLNNTNAGAGGLFNSTLNKPATSGFGAFGTNTSTAAPLNFNAGTGQTSLFGNTAAKPGGMFGTSLGTATNTTGGGLFGQTGQSPFGGLGNQMKGFGQTTNDGGLGTLGGLPGTPQQQQQVPIHQQILSKVTSPYGDNPIFKDLKRSEENDPTRATNPAAQKAIMENTSASGQQFKISTNSSPSIIKVKPIGSALTKKSLFEGLEEFDASVESFSLKPNAKRLILKPKNNNTIGGVGSGQQTPGSGSNANTPQRQVTPLTSSGSNNNQQDIRNESFSGQIPIEPSTKQSPGSASNVVSSNAPPSSVLDASRRESWLHPNNLEKVRQHNINAGLEPGSSHNNTLTELVPRKPLDTYRNAPNSGRLSVSTVPENPFEDQSIISSRRDTSAAVNESIASSNRSYAADDKSILIEDAQAEYEEHPTGITLKRMGYYTIPSLDDLKSFLAEDGSCVVPNFTVGREGYGNVYFGKEMDVAGLNLDEIVHFRNKEIIIYPDDDNKPPVGHGLNREAQVTLDQVWPLDKSKHEPIKDAQRLMEMDWEGKLRRVCDKNETRFIEYRPETGSWVFRVKHFSKYGLNDSDEEEDIPTDPKKAKMGATAVDAAKQQALAQAAAAAGAINAHDKMTLAALKNAQKISEDAARALDPKSLTAAGFYPMDESAEFMLMDKTQFFQNNGNNDFSMFDHPQQVFKQGLTSPTATLAKDMGTDAHKLQLMKASFFIDDDLDNKSASEFGHHDFNRNKPGGLFGKRLQEMYGSANSLWKDGNSVGMGGLGGNLSETSSQVDFNASPPLPASSADSASVMSVLKNQQEQQMEKYQADHKLPPLIVKPKVASVKSLGSIVPLVKSVAFPLRLKWPADLGLYNSRRFKMGFGPQHTLIVPSTRNNLNREIKSKNLLDIAPVIFKSRGANDYSPTILQHLKISATQSYDNFEESIVDHLQIQLRNSQQQDVEGSECPYIKSDGGTELIVKHLDEAIKLINLGPLEEYAVSVWSLCLALWGDHEELEGREATSHFVVMCRRNLLSEWLENTLTDKDLLTKTVSKHTYLEHLVDLVMCHKVTEACELAFNYDDVNLSLLMSQLSSGPVVRQLMEDQLAAWNADKADQFIQVERLKLFMLVAGISLMASNHGVINCLEGIEWIKVLALQLWYLSSPNSSITDALLAYEKSFKSEEFYSLPPTPVYMENVSHYKEKDTIYDLRFHLLQLFSKRSHPLESLLNPTTHTADPMDYRLSWLLLQTLEALGYRHCSELSESQLHVGFAAQLENNDLWEWAIFVLLHIKDKNQRELAVQNVLYRYVSVSKDVALNEKEKFVINNLGVPEKWIDYAKAVRAGSIHNYHLQAKYLLKAKQWSLAHEIIFQHIAPDAVINDNLEYLHNLLTQFENPDLNKSIKVPNWSNQGQIFLDFIDINEKFKGLKSLKTEADIEARWENLKPQLADLCSRINLLPCPTPKHRLCQSEIAQNLACLVRGVLLVCPILNPCLIIKIALERLPLPQEFAQQELRALLDTLVGDLSKTQLSNTELISVK is encoded by the exons atgtttggAGGCACTAAACCGACTTTTGGCTCGGCCACTACTTCCACTGGTTTTGGTGGTTTTAATAATACCGCCACTGCCTCACCCTTCGGTCAGTCTGCTTTTGGCAAACCAGCTACAAGTGCGTTTGGTGCTGCTCCGGCATTTGGAGCACAACAAACTACTCCCTCGTTGTTTGGTTCCAATACCGCTCAACCTCAGACGACGGGTTTATTTGGAGGTGCCAGCACATCAACGGCTTTCGGAAGTACTACGACAACACAACCTGCATTCGGCA ATTTTTCACAACCTCAACAGAATACTTCGATTTTTGGAGCAGCCCAACCTCAAGCTAATACATCATCATTGTTTGGACAGCCAGCCGCTACTTCGGCCTTTGGTTCCGCTGTTAAACCGGCTGGTTTGGGTACTTTTGGACAAACTGCAGCACAGCCTTCGACTTCTTTGTTTGGGCAACCCGCAGCTTCAACTAGTACCAGTGGTTTTGGAACTTTTGGCCAAGCAGCACCAACCACAACAAGCGTTTTTGGAAGTTCAGCTTCGTCAGCATTTGGTCAGCCCGCAAATGCCGCGACGGCAGCAAATCCTGGCACATCAATTGCCAAATACCAACCAACTATTGGAACTGATACCCTAATGAAGGGTGGTCAACCAAATAGCGTAAACACCAAGCAACATTGTATTACAGCCATGAAGGAATACGAAGGCAAGTCCTTGGAAGAGTTGCGCATGGAGGATTATTTGGCGAATCGAAAAGGTCCACAGGCCGGAGCTGCAGGTGGTTTTGGAGGTTTTGGTGCTACTACACAACCTGCTACTGGAACTGGCCTCTTTGGAGCAACAGCCCAGCCAAGTACTGGATTGTTTGGTCAGCCTGCAGCGGGAGCAACTGAGAACAAAGGATTATTTGGCTCAACCAACACAGCTTTTGGTCAACCGGCAACTGGAGGTTTTGGAGCGGCAGCGTCTCAGCCTTTTGGAGCCAAACCATTTGGTGCAACAACTACTACTGGTTTTGGAACAGCAGCTAATGATAACTCCAATCCTTTTGGAGCTAAACCCGCTTTTGGGCAAACCGCAGCACCCTCTTTATTTGGTCAAACACCAGCTACAAGTGCTGCCCCTGCTTTTGGACAAACGAATACAGGTTTTGGAACAGGCTTTGGTACAACTGCTggtcaacagcagcaacagcaaccaTCATTATTCGGTCAACCAGCAGCCGATGCAAATAAACCAGCCTTTGGTTTAGGTCAGACTTCTACTGGTAATACTGGGTTCGGTGGTTTTGGCACTACAGCCACTAGTACTGCTACTGGTGGACTGTTTGGAGCCAAACCGGCTACCGGATTTGGTGCTGCCCCCGCATTTGGTGCTACCTCTCAAGCCAACACAGGTTTCGGTAATTTCTCCTTAAATAATACCAACGCCGGCGCTGGAGGTCTTTTCAATTCAACACTGAACAAACCGGCCACATCAGGTTTTGGCGCATTTGGCACAAATACATCGACAGCTGCGccattaaattttaatgcagGTACTGGTCAAACTTCGCTATTTGGCAATACAGCTGCCAAACCAGGAGGCATGTTTGGCACATCACTAGGTACAGCAACAAACACAACTGGTGGAGGACTGTTTGGTCAGACAGGACAGTCGCCATTTGGTGGTCTAGGTAACCAAATGAAAGGGTTCGGCCAAACTACTAACGATGGTGGCCTTGGCACCTTAGGAGGTTTGCCCGGAACtccccaacaacaacaacaagtgccCATACATCAACAAATTCTATCAAAAGTGACTTCGCCCTACGGAGATAATCCAATTTTCAAGGATCTTAAACGCAGTGAAGAAAATGATCCCACCAGAGCTACAAATCCGGCCGCTCAAAAGGCTATTATGGAAAATACAAGTGCAAGTGGACAACAgttcaaaatttcaactaaTTCCTCCCCAAGTATAATAAAAGTTAAACCGATTGGTTCGGCTTTAACTAAGAAATCCCTTTTCGAGGGGCTTGAAGAATTTGATGCCAGCGTGGAGAGCTTTAGCTTAAAACCGAATGCCAAACGTTTGATACTGAAACCTAAAAACAACAATACCATTGGTGGAGTTGGCTCAGGTCAACAAACTCCCGGTTCCGGTTCAAATGCAAACACACCACAAAGACAAGTTACGCCATTAACTTCGTCCGGTTCTAATAACAACCAACAAGATATACGCAACGAATCATTTTCCGGACAAATACCAATAGAGCCCTCAACAAAACAATCTCCTGGATCGGCTAGCAATGTGGTTTCTTCAAATGCTCCACCAAGCTCGGTTTTAGATGCCAGTCGTCGTGAGTCATGGTTACATCCAAACAATTTGGAAAAAGTTAGGCAACATAATATAAATGCCGGGCTGGAACCAGGTAGTTCTCATAACAATACATTGACAGAACTAGTACCCCGCAAGCCTTTGGACACCTACCGTAATGCACCCAACAGCGGACGATTGTCGGTATCTACAGTACCCGAAAACCCCTTTGAAGATCAGAGCATAATTTCTTCAAGACGCGACACTAGTGCCGCTGTAAACGAGAGCATTGCTTCTTCTAATCGATCTTATGCCGCCGACGATAAATCGATACTCATTGAAGACGCACAAGCCGAATATGAAGAACATCCCACTGGCATTACATTGAAGAGAATGGGTTACTATACCATTCCTTCGCTAGAcgatttaaaatcatttttggcTGAAGACGGTTCCTGTGTCGTGCCCAATTTTACGGTTGGTCGCGAAGGTTACGGCAATGTATACTTTGGCAAAGAAATGGATGTGGCCGGATTGAATTTGGATGAAATTGTTCATTTTCGCAATAAGGAAATCATCATCTATCCAGATGATGATAATAAACCACCGGTTGGTCATGGCTTGAATCGTGAAGCACAAGTGACTTTGGATCAAGTATGGCCTTTGGACAAAAGTAAACATGAACCCATTAAGGATGCTCAGCGTCTAATGGAAATGGATTGGGAGGGCAAACTGCGTCGAGTCTGCGACAAAAACGAAACACGTTTTATTGAATATCGTCCTGAAACCGGTAGTTGGGTATTTCGGGTAAAACATTTCTCCAAATATGGTTTAAATGACAGTGACGAGGAGGAAGATATACCTACCGATCCAAAAAAGGCAAAAATGGGAGCCACTGCTGTTGATGCAGCAAAACAACAAGCTTTGGCACAAGCAGCCGCAGCAGCTGGTGCTATTAATGCACATGATAAAATGACTTTGGCTGCTTTGAAAAACGCCCAAAAA ATATCTGAGGATGCTGCTAGGGCTTTGGATCCCAAGTCTTTGACAGCTGCTGGCTTCTATCCCATGGATGAATCTGCTGAGTTCATGTTAATGGACAAGACAC AGTTTTTTCAAAACAATGGCAACAACGACTTTTCCATGTTCGACCATCCCCAACAAGTGTTTAAACAGGGTTTAACTAGTCCAACGGCTACTCTGGCCAAGGACATGGGTACTGATGCTCATAAGTTGCAATTAATGAAGGCTTCATTTTTTATAGATGATGATCTGGATAATAAAtcag CTTCAGAATTTGGCCATCATGATTTCAATCGCAACAAACCCGGTGGTTTATTTGGCAAACGTTTGCAAGAGATGTATGGGTCTGCTAATTCTTTATGGAAAGATGGAAATTCTGTGGGCATGGGTGGTTTGGGTGGCAACTTATCTGAAACCTCAAGCCAAGTTGATTTTAATGCATCGCCTCCTTTGCCGGCTTCGTCTGCTGATTCTGCTTCAGTGATGAGTGTTTTGAAAAATCAACAAGAACAG CAAATGGAAAAGTACCAAGCCGATCATAAATTGCCTCCCCTTATAGTAAAACCTAAAGTTGCCTCTGTCAAAAGTTTGGGATCAATCGTGCCTCTCGTCAAATCAGTGGCATTTCCTTTACGTTTAAAATGGCCGGCGGATTTGGGATTGTACAATAGTCGTCGTTTTAAAATGGGCTTTGGACCACAGCATACACTGATTGTTCCCTCAactagaaataatttaaatcgagaaattaaat CTAAAAATCTACTTGATATTGCTCCTGTTATTTTCAAAAGTCGTGGTGCAAATGATTATTCCCCCACCATAttgcaacatttaaaaatttccgcAACCCAGTCGTATGACAACTTCGAAGAAAGTATAGTTGATCATTTACAAATACAATTGCGCAATTCACAGCAACAAGATGTAGAAGGCAGTGAGTGTCCTTATATAAAATCAGATGGTGGCACTGAACTTATCGTAAAGCACTTAGATGAAGCCATCAAATTGATTAACCTTGGTCCGTTAGAGGAATATGCAGTGTCAGTTTGGTCTCTCTGTTTGGCCTTGTGGGGTGATCATGAGGAGTTAGAGGGTCGTGAAGCAACCTCGCATTTTGTGGTCATGTGTCGTCGTAATTTATTGTCAGAATGGTTAGAAAATACTCTTACCGATAAGGATTTGCTGACAAAAACCGTatccaaacatacatatttggaACATCTAGTCGATTTGGTAATGTGTCATAAGGTAACGGAAGCCTGTGAATTAGCCTTTAATTATGATGATGTCAATTTGTCCCTTTTGATGTCACAATTGTCATCTGGTCCTGTTGTAAGGCAACTAATGGAAGATCAATTGGCTGCCTGGAATGCCGACAAGGCGGACCAGTTTATACAAGTAGaacgtttaaaattattcatgtTAGTTGCTGGTATTTCACTAATGGCTTCTAATCATGGCGTAATCAATTGTCTAGAGGGTATAGAATGGATTAAAGTGTTGGCG cttCAATTGTGGTATTTATCTTCCCCTAACTCTTCTATCACGGATGCCTTATTGGCTTATGAAAAATCCTTCAAGTCTGAGGAATTTTATTCTCTACCCCCTACACCGGTTTACATGGAAAATGTTTCTCATTACAAAGAAAAAGACACTATTTATGACTTACGTTTTCatttattgcaattattttcaaaacgtAGTCATCCCTTGGAAAGTCTTCTCAATCCAACCACTCACACTGCTGATCCCATGGATTATCGTTTAAG CTGGTTACTTTTACAAACTTTAGAAGCCTTGGGTTATCGTCATTGTTCCGAATTAAGCGAGTCTCAACTGCATGtgggttttgctgctcaactgGAAAACAATGATCTGTGGGAATGGgctatatttgttttattacacaTCAAAGATAAAAATCAACGTGAATTAGCCGTACAAAATGTGCTCTATCGTTATGTGTCTGTTTCAAAAGATGTggctttaaatgaaaaagaaaaatttgttatcaATAATTTAGGTGTGCCAGAAAAATGGATCGATTATGCCAAGGCAGTAAGGGCAGGTTCCATCCATAATTATCATTTACAAGCAAAATATTTGCTCAAGGCCAAACAATGGTCTTTGGCTCATGAAATAATATTTCAGCATATTGCCCCAGATGCTGTCATCAATg ataatttggaatatttacataatttgttAACACAATTTGAAAATCCTGACCTAAATAAGAGTATAAAGGTGCCCAACTGGTCCAATCAGGGACAAATATTCTTGGATTTCATAGACATAAATGAAAAG TTCAAGGGCCTAAAATCCCTCAAAACCGAAGCTGATATCGAGGCACGCTGGGAGAACTTGAAGCCTCAATTAGCTGATCTATGCTCGCGTATTAATCTTTTACCCTGCCCCACACCCAAGCATCGTTTGTGTCAGAGTGAAATTGCCCAAAATTTAGCGTGTTTAGTTCGGGGTGTTTTACTTGTATGTCCCATTCTCAATCCTTgtctaataattaaaattgcttTAGAACGTCTGCCCCTGCCGCAAGAGTTTGCTCAACAGGAACTACGAGCATTGCTCGATACATTGGTGGGCGATTTATCGAAAACACAATTAAGCAATACAGAACTTATCAGTGTTAAATAA